A window from Culex pipiens pallens isolate TS chromosome 3, TS_CPP_V2, whole genome shotgun sequence encodes these proteins:
- the LOC120419344 gene encoding trypsin-7-like — MKFLVVLSVCLAVATAGPAEDIWLKYNRRMPKGVNLRQDPPSSGGRIVGGVETNIINVPYQLSLREYGSHICGGSVISEQWALSAAHCVYPMPDVETLTLRGGSTSRLEDGYIFEVAEIVIHPQYDPYNIENDAALLRTVEPLVGFFISPIALMPINEDMPAGTRAVVSGWGLMSVPGSLPVNLRMVSVPIIDQDQCAQAWPTGWITDDMICASEPLRSSCNGDSGGPLVVGGRQIGIVSWGQYGCWADFPTVFARVSNARIRNFISEVAGV, encoded by the exons ATGAAGTTTTTAGTAGTGTTGTCCGTCTGTTTGGCGGTGGCCACAGCCGGTCCAGCGGAAGACATCTGGCTGAAGTACAACCGGCGTATGCCCAAAGGAGTTAACTTGCGGCAAGATCCTCCTAGCAGCGGGGGTCGGATCGTTGGAGGCGTTGAAACCAACATCATAAATGTTCCGTATCAGCTGTCGCTTCGCGAATATGGATCCCACATCTGCGGTGGATCGGTGATCTCGGAACAGTGGGCCCTGTCGGCCGCTCATTGTGTTTACCCGATGCCGGATGTTGAAACG CTCACTCTTCGCGGAGGTTCTACCAGTCGTCTCGAGGATGGATACATCTTCGAGGTGGCCGAAATCGTCATCCATCCTCAGTACGATCCGTACAACATCGAAAACGATGCCGCTCTGCTGCGTACTGTGGAACCTTTGGTGGGTTTCTTCATTTCTCCGATTGCGTTGATGCCTATCAATGAGGACATGCCAGCAGGAACTCGTGCCGTCGTATCCGGGTGGGGTCTGATG AGTGTTCCCGGAAGTCTTCCGGTGAATCTTCGAATGGTTTCCGTTCCGATCATTGACCAGGATCAGTGTGCTCAGGCATGGCCAACTGGTTGGATCACCGACGA CATGATCTGTGCCAGTGAGCCGCTGCGGTCTTCCTGCAACGGAGACAGCGGGGGCCCGTTGGTAGTCGGTGGACGCCAGATCGGTATCGTATCTTGGGGACAGTATGGATGCTGGGCGGATTTCCCAACTGTGTTTGCACGCGTTTCTAATGCACGCATTCGTAACTTTATTTCGGAAGTTGCGGGAGTGTAA
- the LOC120419342 gene encoding trypsin-7-like, producing MKVFVVLALCLVAVIAGPEEDIWLQYNRRMPGAYHTSKPIEREPVRGRIVGGVDAEIEDFPYQLSLRRNGAHSCGASVISEQWALSAAHCTYPIPNLAIMSMRGGSANRHEGGQLFTIDRIENHPQYDDWNLENDVSVLHTVQQLVGANIQPIQLVPAETYYPHGTRAVLSGWGLTSVPGSLPTILQSVDIPVIDAATCSAGWPAGWITDDMLCASEPGRDACNGDSGGPLVTGGRQIGIVSWGSTNCLGNEPGVYARVALPRLRNWITEVTGVN from the exons ATGAAGGTATTCGTAGTGCTAGCGCTTTGCTTGGTGGCAGTCATTGCCGGTCCTGAAGAGGACATCTGGCTACAGTACAACCGTCGTATGCCCGGAGCATATCACACCTCGAAACCAATTGAGCGGGAGCCTGTGCGTGGTCGTATCGTCGGAGGAGTTGACGCTGAAATCGAGGACTTCCCCTATCAGCTGTCGCTGCGTCGTAATGGAGCTCACAGCTGTGGTGCCTCAGTTATCTCCGAGCAGTGGGCTTTGTCTGCTGCTCACTGTACCTACCCGATTCCGAACTTGGCCATT ATGAGTATGCGAGGAGGATCGGCCAACCGTCATGAGGGAGGACAACTATTTACCATCGATCGCATTGAAAACCATCCTCAGTACGATGATTGGAATCTTGAAAATGACGTCAGCGTTCTGCACACCGTTCAGCAACTGGTCGGAGCTAACATCCAGCCGATTCAACTGGTTCCTGCTGAAACATACTACCCACATGGAACTCGTGCCGTGCTGTCTGGATGGGGTCTAACC agCGTGCCCGGAAGTCTGCCAACCATTTTGCAGAGTGTAGATATTCCAGTGATTGATGCCGCTACTTGCAGTGCTGGATGGCCAGCGGGCTGGATTACTGATGA TATGCTGTGCGCCAGTGAGCCAGGCCGTGATGCGTGCAACGGAGACAGTGGTGGTCCGCTGGTCACCGGAGGTCGCCAGATTGGTATTGTTTCCTGGGGCTCAACCAACTGCCTCGGAAACGAGCCGGGAGTTTACGCTCGCGTTGCTCTTCCTCGTCTGCGTAACTGGATCACCGAAGTTACTGGAGTTAACTAA